The Aythya fuligula isolate bAytFul2 chromosome 5, bAytFul2.pri, whole genome shotgun sequence sequence GGAAATGGGCGGGCTCTCTGGGGAAGGGAATGGGGCAGGCtaggggaggaggtgggggctCGGGGAAGGGGGCGGGGCCTTTGTGGGTGGTGGGCGTGGCCTTGTGGGTGGTGGGCGTGGTCCGGGGGAGTGGGCGGGGCCTCGCAGGTGACCCGGGGTGTGCGCAGGCGGGCGGGCGGCTGGAcgaggtgctgcaggaggtggcgGCGCTGCGCGCGCTGGTGGCGGAGCAGGGCCAGCGCATCACccggctggaggagcagctcagcCGCCTGGAGAACGGGCATGTCTAGGGCCTCCCCCACACCCCTGGGACCAGGGCACGCGGCCGGGGATGTGTCCCctttgtgtccccccccccccctccccgcatACAACCAGGGACCACACCGCCGCCCCAGGGTCTCCTCCCCTCGAGACCTCCCCCCTCGCCCTGGGGctgtccgtctgtccatccTTCTCTCCCATTTTGTACACCGGCCACTCCCCTCCCTGACCCCACTGCCTTACTGGGTGCTGCCCCCCGGATTGTGGACCACTACcccccccctgcagctccccccgAGGGCCAGGGGGGGTCTCTGGGATCAAATACTAAGCCCTGCCCCCCTCCCAACCCTCCCACGTCCCCAGGGTGGGGTGGGatcttcccctcttccagtgGGGCTCCAGCATGTGCCCCGCGACCGTGGAATCCTCCCCCCCTATATTGTGGggctctccccccccctctttGTTCTCCCTACAGGGCAGGGTCAAAGTCTATATTTTCACTCCAAATAAAAGTCTTTATAAGAAAGGTGCTGGGTGAGGCTAAGAGCTGGGGCAGAGGGCCCTGGCGGGGGGGTGTGGTACCGTGAGGGTTATGGGGGTTTCACTATGGGTTTGTCAGGGGGGAGGAGTGGGGCTGGGGTGTGCTGGAGCTCCCCCAGGCTGTGTGCATGGCCCCACGGCCGTGCGGGTAACACAGGCGGGATGCAAAGTGCAGTGGTTTTTAGcacaagctgaggcagggactggggacagagcagcagcagctcaaagCTgcgggggcagggagggagggggcatcAGGGCCCCCATAAATCAGGGCACTGGAGGGGGGTTGGtggccccagggctgggggggggacaacATGGGAGCCCCCAGAGCCTCGCTGGGGCATGGAGTGCAGGCAGTGCACCCCCAGCTCTCATGCGCCACCTTGGGTTTCCGGGGCCCTTTCCATTTCGGGTAGGCgggggggggatggggacagcaccCGCCTCCCCCCGCATCGATACatccgctgctgctgctgggggggggcaggaagcACGGGGGGGCCCCCCCAGCACTGCTTGCGCCTGCGGCACCCggacctgctccagcagcacccagcgATGGTGAGCGCCCAAAAAACACAGGGGGGGGGTGGCATGGAGCAGACTGGGAGTGAactgggggggtggggaggggttGATgcaccccccccctcctccccatgtccccagccaCAAGCATCaactcctgcctgctcccttgGTTAAATTTGGGTGGGGAGGGGTTCACACTTTGTTGCAATTCAGCCTGTGCTgtcctggggtggggggggggcataATAGGGGCAGCAGTGATGGGGCTCTGGGGTAGCCCCCTTTTCCCATGCCTGGGAGGGGCATTGGGCTCTGTGGGATGGGTGACAACAGGGCTGTGTTCAAGGGCTTGAGGGGTAGATTTAGGGGGGAGAGAGGTGGAGGTTGGGGGcgccaggctgggctgggcatgGGGCAGATGCTGGGGGTGGTTGTGCTACAGGGattggggctgctgggggctgcctggggctgaTGCGGGGGCAGCCCggcctgctgcaggtgctgcagctgctgccaacCGCAGCTTCCCGTCACGGGgcacctgccccagcaccagcccctgcccttCTGCACGGCCCTGCTCTGCatccccccccccggtgctgacccctgtccctgtccccgtccctaCAGGCTGGAGCGCGGTGCCcaccggccccgccgctgctgctggtgctggcggggctggcggcggcgggggagcCGGTGGGGAACCACAGCGACCGGGTGGTGGgcgccctgctggggctgctgctgtgcctggccGTGGGGCTGGCCCTGGCCTGGCGCCACCTCTGCCGCCTCTCGGCCGGCCGCTACCACCCCCGGCCCATGGGCCGCCGGGCCCTGGCGCTGCTGCGGGGccgctggcagcagctgcagggccgGGACGGCCCCGCCAGGTCCcccggggacggggacagggacggggacgcGGCCCCGCCGGCCGAGGAGGAAGAGCTGATGCCGTGGGCCCAGCACCAGCGGCAGGAGGACGAGGAGgtggaggacgaggaggaggaggaggaggaggatgaagaggaggcCGTGGCCCCgctggaggcagagcagagccccccGGGCGAGGGGCAGGCGCTGGGCGGCAGCGCGGAGGCCCTGCTCAGCGACATGCACGCCTTCTCCGGCACCGCCGCCTGGGGGGACGCGCGGCCCCACGTCACCGCGCTCTGATGTCACGCCCCCATGACATCACCGCCCTCTGACGTCACCGCCCCCATGATGTCACACCCCATGGTGTCACCgcgcccacccccagccccggcagAGCCTCGCCATTGGCTGCGCGGGCCCGCCGCTGACCAATAAAGACATGTTGCCACCCCTGGGGGCGTGGTTTGATGAAAGGGGTGGAGCTTGGGGCGGGGACAagtgggaggtgggaggggCCTCGAGGAGGGGGCGTGGCCAGGGGAAGGGGCACATGGGCCAGAGCTGGGAGGTGGGGAAAAGGGGCGGAGCCTGTGGATCGGGGTGGGGGCGTAGTGGGCGTGGCTATGCAAATGAAGGggcacccccccagccccccaagCAGAGGGCAGCCAGGCCTGATTAACGCTTTAATTGGCACTCTCCCCCCCCgggggcacagccccacagcccgcACCCCCCCGGCGGCAGCggcacggggccggggggcagTGCCGGGGGCCCCCCCGCCGTGCCAGCACCGGCAGCTCCGCGGGGCCCCCCCCTCGCCCCGCGGCCAGCAGCGGGACTGGgggccccccctgcccctcctcaCCCCGTGGCGCgtcccaacccccccccccgccgccctccctACCTGGGCACCCGCCCGCGCCCccccttggccttcttggtGCCCACGGCGGTCTTGATGGGCAGGGGGGCCGTgccctcggggggggggggcaggctgGGCCCCAGCTCCATGGGCTCTGCCGCTGCCGCCCCCGGCTTGAAGGGCTCGAAGGGGGAGAACTTCACGGggctgtgtggggaggggggaggcagTGAGGGGGGGGCACGCTGCACCCCCTCGTCCCCACCCAGTGCCTCTCCCCCCCCAGCACGGGTACCTGACGGGGGTGCGGGGGCTGCTGTTGAGGCGCCGGGGGGAGCGCACCTTGGGCTGGAAGGAGAACCCCTCCTTGATGCTCTCCAGCACCGAGGGGGCCACGTAGGTGAAGCCCTGCACAGGGAGGGGGCAGGTCAGGAGGGGGGGTGGGTCAGGGACCCCCACCTCGCCCCCTCCcctggtgtcccccccccccggtaccaGGAAGGCCTGGTTGGCGCTCTCGCTGATGGCCGCGTCGTCGGGGCTGTCCACGGGGGTCTGGCGGGTGAAGCGGGTGTCGAACTGGCTGACGTCTTCCTCCGACtgctgcggggagggggctgctctTCACGGCCCCCCCgcgaggaggaggcagagctgccccccccccctcatcCCCCGACCATCCCAAATCCCAcccctaccaccaccaccagtaCCAGGCAGGGCTTGAAGGGGGGGTCCAGCCTGCGGGCCAGCAGGTCGTCCCAGTTGATGTGGCGGAAAAAgggctgcttctgcaggaggaGTGGGAAATGGGGGGGgtcaccgggggggggggcatcgCTGGTGACacctcccccctgccccatccctacCTGCACATCGGCTGCGTCACCCGGCCCCCCCCCGACCCGCTGGCTGGGGTTCCTCTTGAGGAACTGGAAGAGAAGggacaagggggggggggttcccagtgctgcccccccccgagCAGGGGGCACCAGGGGggtgttttggtgttttgggggggggggttcaggCACCTTTTTGAGTAGGTCACGGGCGTCAGGCGTCAGGTAGGGCGGCAGCACGAGCTTCCCCTTCAGGATCTTGTCGATGGTTTTCTTGCGGTTCTCGGCCGTGAAAGGGGGCTGCGAGGGGAGGGGGTGGCAGCGATGAAGGGGAgggccccccccaccccgggactgtccccctacccccccccccagcccgtgAGCAGGAGGCCAACTTGCCGATCCGGTGAGCATGTCGTACATCAGGGCGCCCAGGCTCCACCAGTCCACCGCCCGGTTGTGCCCGCTGCGCACCAGGATTTCGGGGGCCCTGGGGGGATtgtgggggggggcaccctGAGCACTGGGCCCTCCCAACCCCTTTTCtgtcccaccccccccccgtCCCATCGGGCTCACATGTACTCGATGGTGCCGCAGAAG is a genomic window containing:
- the RPS6KB2 gene encoding ribosomal protein S6 kinase beta-2, producing MAGVFDIDLETEEGSDGEEPELGAEMELEPRGNGLEPVGHYEEIEISESSVNNGPEHIGPHCFELLRVLGKGGYGKVFQVRKVQGTNTGKIFAMKVLKKAKIACNAKDTAHTRAERNILEAVKHPFIVDLIYAFQTGGKLYLILECLSGGELFMQLEREGIFLEDTACFYLSEITLALGHLHSNGIIYRDLKPENIMLNSQGHIKLTDFGLCKESIHDGAVTHTFCGTIEYMAPEILVRSGHNRAVDWWSLGALMYDMLTGSPPFTAENRKKTIDKILKGKLVLPPYLTPDARDLLKKFLKRNPSQRVGGGPGDAADVQKQPFFRHINWDDLLARRLDPPFKPCLQSEEDVSQFDTRFTRQTPVDSPDDAAISESANQAFLGFTYVAPSVLESIKEGFSFQPKVRSPRRLNSSPRTPVSPVKFSPFEPFKPGAAAAEPMELGPSLPPPPEGTAPLPIKTAVGTKKAKGGRGRVPR